The Polymorphobacter megasporae genome window below encodes:
- a CDS encoding sensor histidine kinase, whose amino-acid sequence MLRPELRHQGFFTDKNRAFWLLQGGGWGGYLLVRTLGGLANRMGLTFVLPTIIVTATGFSLTLLMAAAYRRVITMRAVFVWTLTLLILSAASALFSTLEVWAHATFYEPGWKPQGIEFLGAILLDFSVLGAWSGLYFGINYYLLLADQSARMVSVSAQANSAQLEMLRYQLNPHFLFNTLNSISTLVLLKQTERANAMLSRLSSFLRYSLVGEREGLATVAQETEALKLYLDIERTRFEERLRARFEIEPQAMIARLPSLILQPIIENAVKYAVTPSEDGADIDIDIRVLGANENRRLIITVADTGPGIDFAALNGEAPVTTSGTGVGLPNIRDRLAQAYGDDHRFELEPNLPRGLIVLLDLPFQTDDGKTSDELSVATEGGRIDLKAGAQVPGQWTRESAV is encoded by the coding sequence ATGTTGCGCCCCGAACTCCGCCACCAGGGCTTTTTCACCGACAAGAACCGTGCCTTCTGGTTGCTCCAGGGCGGCGGCTGGGGTGGTTATCTGCTCGTGCGGACGCTTGGCGGCCTCGCCAACCGGATGGGGCTGACCTTCGTCCTGCCGACGATCATCGTCACCGCAACGGGTTTTTCGCTGACGCTGCTGATGGCCGCAGCGTATCGGCGGGTCATCACGATGCGCGCCGTTTTCGTCTGGACGTTGACGCTGCTGATCCTCAGCGCGGCGTCGGCGCTGTTCTCGACGCTCGAGGTCTGGGCGCACGCGACCTTCTACGAGCCGGGGTGGAAGCCGCAGGGGATCGAGTTCCTCGGCGCGATCCTGCTCGACTTCTCGGTCCTCGGCGCGTGGAGCGGACTGTATTTCGGCATCAACTATTACCTTCTGCTGGCCGACCAGTCGGCGCGGATGGTCAGTGTCTCGGCGCAGGCGAATTCGGCGCAGCTCGAGATGCTGCGCTACCAGCTGAACCCGCATTTCCTGTTCAACACGCTCAATTCGATCTCGACGCTGGTGCTGCTCAAGCAGACCGAGCGGGCGAACGCGATGCTCAGCCGTCTGTCGTCGTTCCTCCGCTACAGTCTCGTCGGCGAGCGGGAGGGGCTGGCGACGGTCGCGCAGGAAACCGAGGCGCTCAAGCTGTACCTCGACATCGAGCGGACGCGCTTCGAGGAACGCCTGCGCGCGCGTTTCGAGATCGAGCCGCAGGCGATGATCGCGCGGCTGCCGTCGCTGATCCTCCAGCCGATCATCGAAAACGCGGTCAAATATGCGGTGACGCCGAGCGAGGATGGGGCCGACATCGACATCGATATCCGCGTCCTTGGGGCAAACGAGAACCGCCGCCTGATCATCACCGTTGCCGACACCGGCCCGGGGATCGACTTCGCGGCGTTGAACGGCGAGGCCCCGGTGACTACATCGGGAACGGGTGTCGGGTTGCCGAACATTCGCGATCGGCTCGCGCAGGCATACGGCGACGACCATCGGTTCGAGCTCGAACCGAACCTGCCGCGCGGTCTGATCGTGTTGCTGGACTTGCCGTTCCAGACCGACGACGGCAAAACGAGCGACGAGCTTTCGGTGGCAACCGAAGGCGGCCGCATCGATCTGAAGGCGGGGGCGCAGGTACCGGGACAATGGACCAGGGAAAGCGCAGTATGA
- a CDS encoding LytR/AlgR family response regulator transcription factor, whose protein sequence is MIRTILVDDERLAIQGLELRLAPFDDVEIVERCANGREAIRAIKTLKPDLVFLDIQMPGFDGFSVVGGLAEVEPPLFVFVTAYMQHAVKAFEAHAVDYLMKPVEEDRLAATLDRVRTRLDEKRSCEERERLKDILVQVAPDSMPDDMAADADPAANRFERIINIKDRGQIFRVEVDDIERIDAAGDYMCIYTADQTLILRETMKDLEKRLDPRRFQRVHRSTIVNLDNVKSVKPHTNGECFLVLGSGTQIKVSRSYRDVVARFL, encoded by the coding sequence ATGATTCGCACCATCCTCGTCGACGACGAACGCCTCGCGATCCAGGGGCTTGAGCTGCGGCTGGCGCCGTTCGACGACGTCGAGATCGTCGAGCGCTGCGCCAATGGCCGCGAGGCGATCCGCGCGATCAAGACGCTCAAGCCCGATCTCGTCTTCCTCGATATCCAGATGCCGGGCTTCGACGGCTTTTCGGTCGTCGGCGGGCTGGCCGAGGTCGAGCCGCCGCTGTTCGTCTTCGTCACCGCGTACATGCAGCACGCGGTGAAGGCGTTCGAGGCGCACGCCGTCGACTATTTGATGAAGCCGGTCGAGGAGGACCGCCTTGCCGCGACGCTCGACCGGGTCCGCACCCGGCTCGACGAGAAGCGCAGTTGTGAGGAGCGCGAGCGGCTCAAGGATATCCTCGTCCAGGTCGCTCCCGATTCGATGCCCGACGACATGGCGGCGGACGCCGATCCGGCGGCGAATCGCTTCGAGCGGATCATCAACATCAAGGATCGCGGGCAGATTTTCCGCGTCGAGGTCGACGATATCGAACGGATCGACGCTGCCGGCGATTACATGTGCATCTACACCGCCGACCAGACGCTGATCCTGCGCGAAACGATGAAGGACCTTGAGAAGCGCCTCGATCCGCGCCGCTTCCAGCGCGTCCACCGCTCGACGATCGTCAATCTCGACAACGTCAAATCGGTCAAGCCGCACACGAACGGCGAATGCTTCCTCGTCCTCGGTTCGGGAACGCAGATCAAGGTCAGCCGCAGCTATCGGGATGTCGTCGCCCGCTTTCTCTAG
- a CDS encoding RcnB family protein: MRTLILSALLLTAAVPAFAQEAPRDQNFEHRDGDHRGDNRGGDNRGGDQRGGDNRGDQRGGDNRGGDNRGFDNRGGDHRDFRGGDNRGGYGQGYAQGYRQGEHRGWGDDRRNFQAAEGYGRWRGPAFNYPRGYGYRYYAPGAFLPRVFFGGNYWIGNPGYYQLPPAYGGTRWIRVGPDALLIRGYDGYVVRVIRGIFY, from the coding sequence ATGCGTACGTTGATCTTGTCCGCGCTCCTGCTGACGGCGGCTGTTCCTGCCTTCGCGCAGGAAGCACCCCGCGATCAGAATTTTGAACATCGGGATGGCGACCACCGGGGTGACAATCGTGGTGGCGACAACCGTGGCGGCGACCAGCGCGGCGGCGATAACCGTGGCGACCAGCGCGGTGGCGACAACCGCGGCGGCGATAACCGTGGTTTCGACAACCGTGGCGGTGATCATCGCGACTTCCGTGGCGGCGACAATCGCGGCGGTTACGGCCAGGGCTATGCCCAGGGCTACCGCCAGGGCGAGCATCGCGGTTGGGGCGACGACCGCCGCAATTTCCAGGCGGCGGAGGGCTATGGCCGCTGGCGTGGCCCGGCGTTCAATTACCCGCGCGGCTATGGCTATCGCTATTACGCCCCCGGCGCATTCCTGCCGCGCGTGTTTTTCGGCGGCAACTACTGGATCGGCAACCCCGGCTACTACCAGCTTCCGCCCGCTTACGGCGGCACGCGCTGGATCCGCGTCGGCCCCGATGCCCTGCTGATCCGCGGCTACGACGGCTATGTCGTCCGCGTCATCCGCGGCATCTTCTACTAA
- a CDS encoding efflux transporter outer membrane subunit yields MKRFFLTASLLAVAGCKVGPNYAVPDLPVPPRFVETTAAGATADPSHWWTQFHDPELDRLIMRAIAGNLDLQTAKTRITGARAQEREARSALLPSANASAGVNRIDFSKNAGLASLASAFGSGGGGGSTPGQGIALPGSGITTWSIGIDASWEVDLFGGVQRGIEGARARTAAAEWNVRDMQVSVVAEVASDYLMLRSLQSQIAIAKAELIRQQATLRLIDARQSAGLVSELPQRQQSLQLSNVAATLPQLEARARDQIHALGVLVGEGPGALTAELDPAALLPALPPAVPAGLPSDLLRRRPDVRAAERQLAAATADVGVATADLYPKFNLMGMAELISTSLATLVERNSIQTTGNAAFTLPIFDGGKRRGVIAEREASRAEALLTYKKTMLVAVQDVEDALADYNAELKRNAELRRGVAAAERATQLAQASFLTGLTDFQPVLDAQGSVLSNRNTLAQSDATLLTDLARLYKALGGGWEA; encoded by the coding sequence ATGAAGCGGTTTTTCCTCACTGCATCGCTGCTGGCCGTGGCAGGCTGCAAGGTCGGACCGAACTACGCGGTGCCCGACCTGCCGGTGCCGCCGCGCTTCGTCGAGACGACGGCCGCGGGTGCAACCGCCGACCCGTCGCATTGGTGGACGCAGTTTCACGATCCCGAGCTCGACCGGCTGATCATGCGCGCCATCGCAGGTAACCTCGACCTGCAGACGGCAAAGACGCGCATCACCGGCGCGCGGGCGCAGGAGCGCGAGGCGCGGTCGGCGCTGCTGCCATCGGCGAACGCCAGCGCCGGGGTCAACCGCATCGACTTCAGCAAGAACGCGGGGCTCGCCTCGCTGGCCAGCGCGTTCGGCAGCGGCGGCGGGGGGGGCTCGACCCCCGGTCAGGGCATCGCGCTGCCCGGCAGCGGGATCACGACCTGGTCGATCGGCATCGATGCATCATGGGAAGTCGACCTGTTCGGCGGCGTCCAGCGCGGCATCGAGGGCGCGCGCGCGCGCACCGCCGCCGCCGAATGGAACGTCCGCGACATGCAGGTCAGCGTCGTCGCCGAGGTTGCTTCGGACTATCTGATGCTGCGCTCGCTGCAGAGCCAGATCGCGATCGCCAAGGCCGAACTCATCCGCCAGCAAGCGACGCTCCGGCTGATCGACGCGCGGCAGTCGGCGGGGCTCGTCTCCGAACTGCCGCAGCGCCAGCAGTCGCTTCAGCTGTCGAACGTCGCCGCGACGCTGCCGCAGCTCGAGGCACGCGCGCGCGACCAGATCCATGCGCTCGGGGTTCTCGTCGGTGAAGGGCCGGGGGCGTTGACCGCCGAGCTCGATCCTGCCGCACTGCTTCCCGCGCTGCCGCCGGCGGTCCCCGCCGGGCTGCCGTCGGACCTGCTCCGCCGCCGTCCCGATGTCCGTGCCGCCGAACGCCAGCTCGCCGCCGCGACCGCCGACGTCGGAGTCGCCACCGCCGATCTCTATCCCAAGTTTAACCTGATGGGCATGGCCGAGCTGATCTCGACCAGCCTCGCGACGTTGGTCGAGCGCAATTCGATCCAGACGACGGGGAACGCGGCTTTCACGCTCCCGATCTTCGACGGCGGCAAGCGGCGCGGGGTGATCGCCGAGCGCGAGGCGAGCCGGGCCGAGGCGCTGCTGACGTACAAGAAGACCATGCTCGTCGCGGTGCAGGACGTCGAGGACGCGCTCGCCGACTATAATGCCGAGCTCAAGCGCAATGCCGAGCTCCGGCGCGGTGTTGCCGCTGCCGAACGCGCGACGCAGCTCGCACAAGCAAGCTTCCTCACCGGGCTGACCGATTTCCAGCCCGTGCTCGATGCGCAAGGATCGGTACTGTCGAACCGCAACACGCTCGCCCAGTCCGACGCGACGCTGCTGACCGACCTTGCGCGGCTGTACAAGGCGTTGGGCGGGGGTTGGGAAGCCTGA
- a CDS encoding DHA2 family efflux MFS transporter permease subunit, translated as MAGPGGGGGGWDASRSAAGNRSPWLIVGVISIATFMEVLDTAIANVSLDHIGGSLSVSPDESTWVLTSYLVSNAIIIPISGWLSNVIGRKRYYMLSVVLFTAASFLCGISPNIQTLIIARILQGIGGGGLAPSEQSMLADTFPPAKRGQAFAAYAFVIIVAPVLGPTIGGWVTDSYSWHWIFLINVPVGALSLFLVGTFVDEPKALVEDRKALLKKGISVDWVGFLLVAIGLGSLELFLDRGERDDWFGSGFITATAIVAAVAIAFLVIWETTRKDPIVNLRLMANRNFAAVLAVMFTTGVILFGSTQLIPQMLQQVFHYTATNAGLAMTAGGIATVCAVPIVGRMVGKVDVRLLLGGALLVSAAALWHLTSLDTNASFATVAWSRAFQAVALPFLFVPITNAAYTGLKPKQTSEASSLLNVFRNLGGSVGIAMSQAVLSDRTQIHQSRLVEHLNPLAPNYPAGLSNIESVLRNAGMAAGQAQQAALGQLYQIVQRQASMMGYLDVFADLMIFTLCVAPVVFLLKTPKGGQGGAA; from the coding sequence TTGGCCGGACCGGGCGGCGGTGGCGGCGGCTGGGACGCGTCGCGATCGGCGGCGGGCAATCGCTCGCCGTGGCTGATTGTCGGCGTGATCTCGATCGCGACCTTCATGGAGGTGCTCGACACCGCGATCGCCAACGTCAGCCTCGACCACATCGGGGGCAGCCTGTCGGTGTCCCCCGACGAATCGACATGGGTCCTGACGAGCTATCTCGTGTCGAACGCGATCATCATCCCGATCTCGGGGTGGCTGTCGAACGTCATCGGCCGGAAGCGCTACTACATGCTGTCGGTCGTGCTGTTCACCGCGGCGTCGTTCCTGTGCGGCATCTCCCCGAACATCCAGACGCTGATCATCGCGCGCATCCTCCAGGGGATCGGCGGCGGCGGACTCGCCCCGTCCGAGCAGTCGATGCTCGCCGACACATTCCCGCCAGCCAAGCGCGGGCAGGCGTTCGCCGCCTACGCCTTCGTCATCATCGTCGCGCCGGTGCTCGGGCCGACGATTGGCGGCTGGGTTACCGACAGCTATTCATGGCACTGGATCTTCCTGATCAACGTGCCCGTCGGAGCGCTGTCGCTGTTCCTCGTCGGCACCTTCGTCGACGAGCCCAAGGCCTTGGTCGAAGACCGCAAGGCGCTGTTAAAAAAGGGCATCAGCGTCGACTGGGTTGGCTTCCTGCTCGTCGCGATCGGCCTCGGCAGCCTCGAACTGTTCCTCGATCGCGGCGAACGCGACGACTGGTTCGGCAGCGGCTTCATTACCGCAACCGCCATCGTCGCGGCGGTCGCGATCGCCTTTCTCGTTATCTGGGAAACCACGCGCAAGGATCCGATCGTCAACCTCCGGCTGATGGCGAACCGCAATTTCGCCGCCGTGCTCGCGGTGATGTTCACCACCGGTGTGATCCTGTTCGGCTCGACCCAGCTGATCCCGCAGATGCTCCAGCAGGTGTTCCATTACACCGCGACCAACGCCGGACTGGCGATGACCGCGGGCGGGATCGCGACGGTCTGCGCGGTACCGATCGTTGGCCGCATGGTCGGCAAGGTCGACGTCCGGCTGCTGCTCGGCGGGGCGCTGCTCGTCTCGGCGGCGGCGCTGTGGCACCTGACCTCGCTCGACACCAATGCGAGCTTCGCCACCGTCGCATGGTCGCGCGCGTTCCAGGCGGTCGCGCTGCCCTTCCTGTTCGTGCCGATCACCAACGCCGCCTACACCGGGCTCAAGCCGAAGCAGACGTCGGAGGCGTCGTCGCTGCTCAACGTCTTCCGCAATCTCGGCGGGTCGGTCGGCATTGCGATGAGCCAGGCGGTGTTGAGCGACCGCACCCAGATCCACCAGTCGCGGCTGGTCGAGCATCTCAATCCACTCGCACCGAACTATCCGGCGGGGTTGTCGAACATCGAGTCGGTGCTACGCAATGCGGGCATGGCGGCAGGGCAGGCGCAGCAGGCCGCGCTTGGGCAACTCTACCAGATCGTTCAGCGGCAGGCGTCGATGATGGGCTATCTCGACGTCTTCGCGGATCTGATGATCTTCACCTTGTGCGTCGCGCCGGTCGTGTTCCTGCTGAAGACCCCCAAGGGCGGCCAAGGAGGCGCGGCATGA
- a CDS encoding HlyD family secretion protein — translation MTPSENSDSGDKPEDTARPSSKGDDSKPDDAGQDGKRDGDGGADGAKKDGAKDGDENKDGEKKDDGDPPPKPLKERPLLLLGIAVVLIAAIVGGVLYWLDARQYESTDDAYIDGHIVRVAPQVSGIVRQVLVDDNQIVGPRELLAVIDTAQPQAKYEGLVAQAKQARATVVEAQAQVGVSLAQVAAARANVIQPQADLDKALADLARYRTAQAIDPAAVAAQQVDAAVQAVNSARGRRDAAIRQVTQAQAQVKASRAQVVGDRTAIGAADAQVAATGVDLANSRIIAPIVGRVTNRNVSPGSYVQPGQEMLAIVPLKLWITANFKETQLKLMRVGQPVDITIDTVPDVAFHGHVESFQRGAGQAFQLLPAENATGNFVKVVQRVPVRISIDSPGIQSYPVGPGMSVVPRVKVR, via the coding sequence ATGACTCCTTCCGAAAACTCCGATTCTGGCGACAAGCCCGAGGATACCGCGCGGCCGTCGTCCAAGGGCGACGACAGCAAGCCCGACGATGCCGGACAGGACGGCAAGCGTGACGGCGACGGCGGTGCCGACGGCGCGAAGAAGGATGGCGCTAAAGACGGCGACGAGAACAAGGATGGCGAGAAGAAGGACGACGGTGATCCGCCGCCGAAGCCGCTCAAGGAACGCCCCCTCCTCCTGCTCGGGATCGCGGTCGTCCTGATCGCGGCGATCGTCGGCGGCGTGCTCTATTGGCTCGACGCGCGGCAGTACGAGTCGACCGACGATGCCTATATCGACGGGCACATCGTTCGCGTCGCACCGCAGGTTTCTGGCATCGTCCGGCAGGTGCTGGTCGACGACAACCAGATCGTCGGCCCGCGTGAACTGCTCGCGGTGATCGACACCGCTCAGCCGCAGGCCAAATATGAGGGCCTCGTCGCGCAGGCGAAGCAGGCGCGCGCAACCGTGGTCGAGGCGCAGGCACAGGTCGGCGTCTCGCTGGCGCAGGTCGCAGCGGCGCGGGCGAACGTCATCCAGCCGCAGGCCGATCTCGACAAGGCGCTCGCCGACCTTGCCCGCTACCGTACGGCACAGGCGATCGATCCCGCCGCCGTTGCCGCGCAGCAGGTCGATGCCGCGGTCCAGGCGGTCAATTCGGCGCGCGGCCGCCGCGATGCCGCGATCCGCCAGGTCACGCAGGCGCAGGCGCAGGTCAAGGCCAGTCGCGCGCAGGTCGTCGGCGACCGTACTGCGATCGGTGCCGCCGACGCACAGGTCGCGGCGACGGGGGTCGATCTCGCCAATAGCCGGATCATCGCGCCGATCGTCGGCAGGGTGACCAACCGCAACGTCTCGCCGGGGTCGTACGTCCAGCCGGGGCAGGAAATGCTCGCGATCGTGCCGCTCAAATTGTGGATCACGGCGAACTTCAAGGAAACCCAGCTCAAGCTGATGCGCGTCGGCCAGCCGGTCGACATCACGATCGACACCGTTCCCGACGTCGCTTTCCATGGCCATGTCGAATCGTTCCAACGCGGCGCGGGACAGGCGTTTCAATTGCTTCCCGCCGAGAACGCGACGGGCAACTTCGTCAAGGTCGTCCAGCGCGTGCCGGTTCGCATCTCGATCGATTCGCCCGGTATCCAGTCGTATCCTGTCGGCCCCGGCATGTCGGTCGTCCCGCGCGTCAAGGTCCGCTGA
- a CDS encoding MarR family winged helix-turn-helix transcriptional regulator has product MQRPEDAIGCLLWRVAHRHQREMDRALADIDLTHLQFVALVQTAWLSRDGATVTQPDLAALSNIHPMQLSNLLKALAEKSLISRPRSPTDSRIKQVVLTPAGLAALAEAMPRASGHQQRFFDDVPKAGPLREALRQIVASWGDDP; this is encoded by the coding sequence ATGCAACGTCCCGAAGACGCGATCGGCTGCCTGTTGTGGCGCGTCGCGCACCGGCACCAGCGCGAGATGGACCGCGCGCTCGCCGACATCGACCTGACGCATCTCCAGTTCGTCGCGCTCGTCCAGACGGCGTGGCTTAGTCGCGACGGAGCGACGGTGACGCAACCCGATCTCGCCGCGCTGAGCAACATTCACCCGATGCAGTTATCAAACCTGCTCAAGGCCTTGGCTGAAAAGTCGCTGATCTCCCGCCCGCGCAGCCCGACCGATTCGCGGATCAAGCAGGTCGTGCTGACCCCCGCCGGGCTTGCCGCCTTGGCGGAGGCGATGCCGCGCGCGAGCGGCCACCAGCAGCGTTTTTTCGACGACGTGCCGAAAGCCGGCCCCTTGCGCGAGGCACTGCGGCAGATCGTAGCAAGCTGGGGCGACGACCCTTAA
- a CDS encoding tetratricopeptide repeat protein, whose product MKSLLAALLLSTSTAAFASAATLFHDGRFNEAATAGRSEGTAASLVLAGRAAIIVASFDTVDRDKAKTLIDQADHDFDAALQLAPNDLDAQLQKATAVGYRGKLAKSPGLAKETRSRMEAVLARDPSNGLAWASLGGWHAGAVSTIGKFLAGTLLGANTKVAIADFETALTKDPKNPVHAAFYGLTLLDMGPDNAPRALQVLQMAARDPARDVYESLLKKAVAQVIPPLTAGDFKGAQAQARKLLPFGKLAA is encoded by the coding sequence ATGAAATCCCTGCTGGCAGCGCTGCTGCTGTCGACGTCGACCGCCGCATTCGCCTCGGCAGCGACGCTGTTTCATGACGGTCGTTTCAACGAAGCGGCGACGGCGGGACGCTCCGAGGGAACTGCGGCATCGCTGGTTCTTGCCGGACGCGCGGCGATCATTGTTGCCAGCTTCGACACGGTCGATCGCGACAAGGCGAAGACGCTGATCGACCAGGCCGACCATGACTTCGACGCGGCGCTGCAACTCGCGCCGAACGACCTCGACGCACAACTCCAGAAGGCGACGGCGGTCGGGTATCGCGGCAAGCTCGCCAAGTCGCCCGGACTGGCGAAGGAGACGCGCAGCCGGATGGAGGCGGTTCTCGCACGCGATCCGTCGAACGGCCTCGCCTGGGCCTCGCTCGGCGGGTGGCATGCGGGCGCAGTGTCGACGATCGGCAAGTTCCTTGCGGGCACCTTGTTGGGGGCGAACACCAAGGTCGCGATCGCCGACTTCGAGACCGCGCTTACCAAGGACCCGAAGAACCCGGTTCATGCGGCGTTCTATGGCCTGACCCTGCTCGACATGGGACCTGACAATGCTCCGCGCGCGCTGCAGGTGCTCCAGATGGCGGCGCGTGATCCGGCGCGCGATGTGTATGAATCACTGCTCAAGAAGGCGGTGGCGCAGGTCATCCCGCCGCTGACGGCGGGCGACTTCAAGGGTGCGCAGGCGCAGGCGCGCAAGCTGTTACCGTTCGGCAAACTCGCCGCTTAA
- a CDS encoding lysine--tRNA ligase, translated as MTDTDIRTAAMTNKAWPFEEARKLLDRYPGGPAKGHVLFETGYGPSGLPHIGTFGEVVRTTMVRRAFAVLSDVPTRLVAFSDDMDGFRKVPDNLPEQEMLRAHLGQPLSAVPDPFGTHASLGAHNNARLRAFLDRFGFDYEFMSSTDCYRGGMFDATLLKVLANYDAVMGVILPTLGPDRRATYAPFLPLCPRTGIVLQVPLTARDADAGTVSYADPVTGDTVTVPVTGGHCKLQWKVDWAMRWVALGVDYEMAGKDLIDSVTLSGRIARILGAKPPEGFNYELFLDAAGGKISKSKGNGLGVDEWLEYAAPESLALYMYQSPRKAKRLHFDVIPKAVDEYFAFAAAYPGQPVDQRLGNPAFHLHGGDPPAIDLPLTFGLLLNLVTVAGTSDPAVLWGYVSRSFPGTSAATHPELDALVNYAIRYARDFVVPTLARRKPDAREANALADLDARLAAIGPGADAEAYQNEVYEAGKAAGFDPLRDWFKALYETLLGTSNGPRMGSFIALYGLEGARGLIAESLT; from the coding sequence ATGACCGACACCGATATTCGCACCGCTGCCATGACCAACAAGGCGTGGCCATTCGAGGAGGCGCGCAAGCTGCTCGACCGCTATCCGGGGGGGCCGGCGAAAGGGCATGTGCTGTTCGAAACCGGCTATGGCCCATCGGGGCTGCCGCATATCGGTACCTTCGGCGAGGTCGTTCGGACGACGATGGTGCGGCGGGCGTTCGCCGTGCTGTCCGACGTGCCGACGCGGCTCGTCGCGTTTTCCGACGACATGGACGGCTTCCGCAAGGTGCCCGACAATCTGCCCGAGCAGGAGATGCTGCGCGCCCACCTCGGCCAGCCGTTGTCGGCGGTGCCCGATCCGTTCGGGACGCACGCGAGCCTTGGCGCGCATAACAATGCCCGGCTGCGCGCCTTCCTCGACCGTTTCGGTTTCGACTATGAATTCATGTCATCGACCGATTGCTATCGCGGCGGCATGTTCGACGCGACTTTACTCAAGGTGCTGGCGAATTACGACGCGGTGATGGGGGTGATCCTGCCAACGCTCGGCCCCGACCGGCGCGCGACCTATGCGCCGTTCCTGCCGCTTTGCCCGCGCACCGGGATCGTGCTGCAGGTACCGCTGACCGCGCGCGACGCCGATGCTGGGACGGTGAGCTACGCCGACCCGGTGACCGGCGACACCGTCACCGTTCCGGTCACCGGCGGCCATTGCAAGCTTCAGTGGAAGGTCGACTGGGCGATGCGCTGGGTCGCGCTCGGGGTCGATTACGAGATGGCGGGCAAGGACCTGATCGACTCGGTGACGCTGTCGGGGCGGATCGCGCGGATTTTGGGCGCGAAGCCGCCCGAGGGGTTCAACTATGAACTGTTCCTCGATGCCGCCGGGGGCAAGATTTCGAAGTCGAAGGGCAACGGGCTCGGGGTCGACGAATGGCTCGAGTACGCCGCGCCCGAAAGCCTTGCGCTGTACATGTACCAGTCGCCGCGCAAGGCGAAGCGGCTGCATTTCGACGTCATCCCCAAGGCGGTCGACGAATATTTCGCCTTCGCCGCGGCGTATCCGGGGCAGCCGGTCGACCAACGGCTCGGCAACCCGGCGTTCCATTTGCATGGCGGCGACCCGCCGGCGATCGACCTGCCGCTGACCTTCGGGCTGCTGCTCAACCTTGTCACGGTGGCGGGGACGAGCGACCCCGCGGTGCTGTGGGGGTATGTCTCGCGGTCGTTCCCGGGGACGAGCGCGGCGACGCATCCCGAACTCGACGCACTGGTCAATTACGCGATCCGGTATGCGCGCGACTTCGTCGTGCCGACGCTGGCGCGGCGCAAGCCCGATGCCCGCGAAGCTAACGCGCTCGCCGATCTCGACGCGCGGCTCGCGGCGATCGGGCCGGGAGCCGACGCCGAGGCGTATCAGAACGAAGTCTACGAAGCCGGCAAGGCGGCGGGTTTCGACCCGCTGCGCGACTGGTTCAAGGCGCTGTACGAAACCCTGCTCGGAACCAGTAATGGCCCACGGATGGGATCGTTTATCGCCCTTTACGGGTTGGAGGGTGCGCGGGGCCTGATTGCGGAGTCGTTAACGTGA